The genomic stretch TGCTGGGCGCTTTTTCCATCGTGCCCCTGATTATCGCCATTTACTATGCAGCCGAACTGGTATGGCGCGAGCGTTCTGTCAAATTTTCGGAAATCATAGACGCAACCCCGGCCCCCAACTGGGTCTTCGTTCTGTCCAAATTTCTGGCAATGGTACTCGTGCTCGCAGCGCTGGTCATCACCAGTATGCTGACGGCCATTCTGGTGCAACTCAGCATGGGGTATGATAATCTTGAGATTGGTCAGTATGCCCTGCGCCTTGGCGTGGACTTCATGGCTGGCTTCACCATTCTTGCGGTCATCGCCATTTTTGCACAGGTGTTTTTCAACAATCGCTGGGCCGGTATGATCGCCATGCTGGTATATCTCATCGGTACGCTGGTTCTGTTCAATCTCGGATTCGAGGACAATCTCTACATTCCGGGTGCGATCCCCGGTGGGCCTTACTCCGATATGAATGCCTATGGTCATTACCTCGGCATCACAGCGTGGTGGACCCTCTATTGGGGTTTCTTTTCGGTCTTTCTCATTGTGCTGACTTACATGTTGTGGAGTCGCGGTGCCCTTGAAACCATCGGCAAGCGCGTTGCCGGTTTGCCCGGTCAGTTCCGGGGCGGTGCAGCAATTTTCGGTGGACTGGCGCTGGTCGGATTTGTTGCTACAGGTGCCTGGATTTACAACAACACGCATATCAGAAACGCGTATGTCACATCGGAGATGGGTCGAGACCGGGCAGAAGCCTATGAACGAGCCTGGGGCAGTGTTGATACATCAGCACAGCCAAAGATCACAGATGTGGATGTGGCGCTAGATATCTTCCCGTATCAGCGCGGATATGATGTCCGCATGGAATATGTGCTTGAGAACAAAACCGACGCACCGATCAATGAAATCCATATTGATTATGCCTGGGGCGCAAGAGTTATCTCGCAGGAGATGCAGGGTGCGCGCCTGACGACAGATGATCGCGGTATGAACCATTATGTGTTCACAACCGACAGGCCAATGCAACTCGGCGAGCAGCTGACCTTTATGGCAGAAATCCAGAATCGCAATCCGGGTTTCCGTAATGCTGGCAACCAGACGACAACAAACTATAATGGCACCTTCATCCCCAGCGGGGAGAGCCTGCCAGGCATTGGCATCAATCCGGGCAAGTTTCTGGGTAACCGGCAACAGCGTCGCCAGCGCGGCTTACCGGATCAGGACCGGATTCCGAAACTTGAGGATGAAAGCCAATGGTCAACCAATGCCTTGCGCGGCGACAGTGACTGGGTGAGCTTTGCGGCAACAGTTTCCACTGTGCCGGACCAGATCGCGATGGCCCCCGGCTATCTTGAGCGAGAGTGGACGGAAAATGGTCGTCGCTATTTCCGTTATGTCATGGATGCGCCAATACAGAATTTCTATTCGTTCCTATCCGCACGATATGAGGTTGCCGAGGACAGTTGGCGCGATGTAGACCTGCAGGTACTGTATCACCCGGAACATGGCTATAATGTCGAGCGTATGATGGAATCCATGAAGGACTCCTTCGACTACTTCACCGACGCGTTCTCCGATTATCAGTACAAACAGATGCGCATTCTGGAATTTCCAGCATACGCCACCTTTGCACAATCATTCCCGAATACTGTACCGTATTCAGAGAGTATCGGCTTCATCGCCGATCTGCGTGACCCGCGAAACATAGATTATGTTTATTATGTCACGTCACACGAAATGGCTCACCAATGGTGGGGGCATCAGCTGTCTGGTGCAAATGTGCAGGGCATTACCATGCTCATTGAGACATTTGCTCAGTATTCAGCCCTGATGGTGATGGAAAAGGCTTATGGCGAAGAACATATGCGCCGATTCCTGAAATGGGAGCTGGATTCCTATCTGCGCAACCGTGGTGTAGAAGCACGCGCCGAACTGCCGCTCTATCGTGTCGAAAATCAGGGCTATATCCATTACCGCAAGGGCTCGCTGGTGATGTATGCTCTGAAAGACTATATCGGCGAAGACGTGGTCAATCGTTCTCTCGCCCGGATGCTTGAGGAATGGGCCTACAAATCCGATCCCTACCCCCGATCTGTCGATTATCTGAAAATCCTGCGCGAGGAAGCAGGGCCTGAGCATGAACAGCTCATCACAGACCTTTTTGAGAAAATCATGCTATGGGACATGCGCGTTGATGCAGCCAGTGCAACGCAAAAAGCTGATGGCAACTGGGACGTGATACTGACAATCGAAGCGCGCAAACTTGAAGCCGATGATCAGGGTCAGGAAGAAGAAGTCCCGCTCGACATGATGATTGATGTTGGCTTGTTCTCAGAAAACCTGCGTGACGTCTATGACGGCACAGATCACATTCTGACCTTCGAGAAACAGCGTATCGTCTCAGGCACCAACGAGTTCAGGTTTACCGTATCGGAAAGGCCGCTTTATGCTGGTGTTGACCCTTACAACAAGCTGGTGGAACGGAACTCCGATGACAATCTGCGTCGGGTCGATGTCACTGAGTAGAGTCTGGCTCTACTCAGGTTACAGGCCGACCTTACGGCGCGTGGTAAAGGGCAAGCAGGCCGATTGTGTTATTAAACCCATGTGCCAGCGCAGCCGGCCAGATCGCGCCGCGTGGCGCAAGCACCAATGCACCGAAGACCAAACCACTGATGGTTGAACTCGCAACACCTGCGGGGCCCTGATAGATGTGCACGAATCCGAACACGACTGCCTGCAGGACAAGCGCCAGCAGCATCGCCACGCGCCCTTTCCCAAGCGACGCCGCTATGCCCCGCATAAGCACCACACGAAAGGTAATTTCTTCCCCAAAAGCTGCGACAGTCCAGCTTAGCAACAATACAGACAGCAATACCCCGAGGTCTCCACTCACAGTATCAAAGCGGCCCAGATCACGCCCTGCGCCAAAAAGCTCCCCCCATACAGGCCCCAGCCATGCGCCGCTGGCCTGTAATATGAGGACGCCAAGTACCGCCAATCCAATATCACGCAGTTCAGGTGGGCGAAAAAACCCGACCCGCTGCATGGAAACACCTGGCCGACCCAACGCAACGGCAAAGAAAATGGTGCCGGCGATGTAGAGGAAAGTGGCATACTCTGCATAAGCACTCAGAATTGAAGGTGCGTATGCAGATAACCGCAGGAGCCCTACCATCACGAGTAACAGCGCAAAAGTCAGCGTTAAAATACGTATGCTCATGGCTTGTTCTGCTTCTCACCTTTCAGGTGACGTTGTTGCCCATCAAAAACGCCATGTGCTTTCAGCAAACTTGTGAGGTTATTTTTCAGAGAAATAATCTCCTCATCGTCCAGCTTATCATATAGAGACTTCTCTACGTAGACAGACAGTATTTCTCTGGACTGTTCGAATGTTTTCCTGCCCGCTGGCGTCAGCACCGCACTTAATGAACGCCTGTTGCCGGGCACTTCCTGGCGTCTGACCAGACCTCTTTTCTCCAGTCTGTCGAGCATTCGCGTGATGCCAGCTTTGGAAAAATAGATCCGGTCGCCAAGCTCAGACAACATCAACACTCCGTCATTGACACTCAGTTGCTTGAGCAAATCCTGCTCGGAGAGACTGATACCGAGTTCCTCTCTGAAGGCTCTCTCAAGCCCCTGACGCAGATAGGTC from Parvularcula sp. IMCC14364 encodes the following:
- a CDS encoding M1 family aminopeptidase codes for the protein MFGSILRFELGYQMRGPVFIAIFLIFGLLTFGGVTLDNVSVGGTGAVNVNSPYAASLNMLIWSLFGMIIPTAFLSSGILRDKGFVTEEMFGATPVNRRTFMLARFVGGYIVTMLAFAAVPVFFLLGSVMPWLDPETVGPFNPGQVFYIFLLFGVPNMLIVGMILFSVANFTRSTIATYVALVGVLIVYFVGNALVNDPELVRITALLDPLGLQAFGEVTRYWTAFERNTQVPALEGIMLENRLLWITVGIALLLLNVFAFPNGFSGSLIKRKGKPGSAEELFVPTAVHLPTLTPAFSAGTSRYQFWRRTRFETMGVVRNIAFWVLLALGIFNSLGGLMNLSAIYGTPSYPITRVMVDVLLGAFSIVPLIIAIYYAAELVWRERSVKFSEIIDATPAPNWVFVLSKFLAMVLVLAALVITSMLTAILVQLSMGYDNLEIGQYALRLGVDFMAGFTILAVIAIFAQVFFNNRWAGMIAMLVYLIGTLVLFNLGFEDNLYIPGAIPGGPYSDMNAYGHYLGITAWWTLYWGFFSVFLIVLTYMLWSRGALETIGKRVAGLPGQFRGGAAIFGGLALVGFVATGAWIYNNTHIRNAYVTSEMGRDRAEAYERAWGSVDTSAQPKITDVDVALDIFPYQRGYDVRMEYVLENKTDAPINEIHIDYAWGARVISQEMQGARLTTDDRGMNHYVFTTDRPMQLGEQLTFMAEIQNRNPGFRNAGNQTTTNYNGTFIPSGESLPGIGINPGKFLGNRQQRRQRGLPDQDRIPKLEDESQWSTNALRGDSDWVSFAATVSTVPDQIAMAPGYLEREWTENGRRYFRYVMDAPIQNFYSFLSARYEVAEDSWRDVDLQVLYHPEHGYNVERMMESMKDSFDYFTDAFSDYQYKQMRILEFPAYATFAQSFPNTVPYSESIGFIADLRDPRNIDYVYYVTSHEMAHQWWGHQLSGANVQGITMLIETFAQYSALMVMEKAYGEEHMRRFLKWELDSYLRNRGVEARAELPLYRVENQGYIHYRKGSLVMYALKDYIGEDVVNRSLARMLEEWAYKSDPYPRSVDYLKILREEAGPEHEQLITDLFEKIMLWDMRVDAASATQKADGNWDVILTIEARKLEADDQGQEEEVPLDMMIDVGLFSENLRDVYDGTDHILTFEKQRIVSGTNEFRFTVSERPLYAGVDPYNKLVERNSDDNLRRVDVTE
- a CDS encoding CPBP family intramembrane glutamic endopeptidase yields the protein MSIRILTLTFALLLVMVGLLRLSAYAPSILSAYAEYATFLYIAGTIFFAVALGRPGVSMQRVGFFRPPELRDIGLAVLGVLILQASGAWLGPVWGELFGAGRDLGRFDTVSGDLGVLLSVLLLSWTVAAFGEEITFRVVLMRGIAASLGKGRVAMLLALVLQAVVFGFVHIYQGPAGVASSTISGLVFGALVLAPRGAIWPAALAHGFNNTIGLLALYHAP
- a CDS encoding MarR family winged helix-turn-helix transcriptional regulator; protein product: MGIEKSDWMQAWVNLIHAGTYLRQGLERAFREELGISLSEQDLLKQLSVNDGVLMLSELGDRIYFSKAGITRMLDRLEKRGLVRRQEVPGNRRSLSAVLTPAGRKTFEQSREILSVYVEKSLYDKLDDEEIISLKNNLTSLLKAHGVFDGQQRHLKGEKQNKP